The genomic segment TTCACGGCGGTGTGGTCGGCGGTTTCGCGGATGTGCGCCAGCAACACGTCGCCATCGAGCGGGTGACCGAGCAACAGCACCACGCCGCTGCCGGCCTCTGCGACCGCGGCCATGGCGGCGCGCAGGCTCCAGCGGCCCGGTTGCTTGACCATCAGCAGGTCGCGTAGCGGGTCCATGTTGTGCACGCGAACCAGGGTCGGTTCGTCGGCGTACACGGTGCCCAGGGTCAGTGCCATGTGCACGTCGCCTTCCACGGAATCACGATAGGTCACCAGGTTGAATTGGCCCAGTTCGCTGTCCAGCGGCTGCTCGGCAATCCGCTGAACGGTACGTTCGTGGATCATCCGGTAGTGAATCAGGTCGGCGATGGTGCCGATCTTGATGTTGTGTTCGGCAGCGAAAGCTTCAAGTTCCGCGCGACGGGACATGGTGCCGTCGTCGTTCATCACTTCGCAGATCACGCCGCTGGGCTCGAAACCGGCCATGCGCGCCAGGTCGCAGGCGGCTTCAGTGTGGCCGGCGCGCGCCAGGGTGCCACCGGCCTGAGCCATCAGCGGGAAAATGTGGCCAGGGCTGACGATGTCTTCGGCCTTGGCGTCTTTCGCGGCAGCTGCCTGCACGGTGCGCGCACGGTCGGCGGCGGAGATACCGGTGGTCACGCCGGTAGCGGCTTCGATGGACACGGTGAACTTGGTGCCGAAACCGGAACCGTTGCGTGGCGCCATCAGTGGCAGCTTCAGCAGTTCGCAGCGCTCGCGGCTCATCGGCATGCAGATCAGGCCACGGGCGTGCTTGGCCATGAAGTTGATGTGCTCGGCCTGGCAGCACTCGGCGGCCATGATCAGGTCGCCTTCGTTCTCGCGGTCTTCGTCATCCATGAGGATGACCATCTTGCCTTGGCGGATGTCTTCAACCAGTTCTTCGATGCTATTGAGCGCCACAAGGCACCCCCTTGAGTCAGGATTTTAGGTAGCCGTTGGCGGCCAGAAAGCTTTCAGTGATGTTCCCGGACTTTGAGGGCTCTGCGGCCTTGTCGCCCAGCAGCAGGCGTTCCAGGTAACGGGCAAGCAAGTCGACTTCCAGATTCACCCGCCGACCTGGCTGGTACGACGCCATGATGGTTTCGCTCAGCGTGTGCGGAATGATGGTCAGCATGAACTCGGCGCCATCGACTGCGTTCACGGTCAGGCTGGTGCCGTCGACGGTGATCGAGCCTTTGTGGGCGATGTATTTGGCCAGTTCTTTTGGTGCGCGGATGCGAAATTCCACCGCACGGGCGTTCTCGGTGCGGGCAACCACTTCGCCGACGCCATCGACGTGACCGCTGACCAGGTGCCCGCCCAGGCGAGTGGTCGGGGTCAGGGCTTTTTCCAGATTGACCGGGCTGCCGCTTTTCAGGTCATTCATGGCGGTGCAGTCGAGGGTTTCACGACTGACGTCCGCTGCAAAGCCATTGCCTGGCAGCTCGACCGCCGTCAGGCAGACGCCGTTGACCGCGATGCTGTCGCCCAGTTTGACGTCGCTCAGATCGAGCTTGCCGGTTTCTACGTAGACCCGCACATCTCCGCCTTTTGGGGTCAATGCACGAATACTGCCGATGGATTCGATAATGCCGGTAAACATGGAGTCCTCCTCGAGAACAGGCCGTCTTGGCTCAGGCCGGGAATTATACGCTCGCTGCCGGGACAGGGATGGCAATGACTCGCCAGTCATCGCCCACGGCGCGAATTTCGGTGATTTTCAGCTCGGGCGCGTCTTTCATGTGCGCCAATGGCCAGTCCAGTAATGGGCGGGCCGAAGAGCCCAGAAACTTGCCGGCAATGAAAATCTGGAACTCATCCACCAGCCCTTGCTGAGCGAAGGCGCCGGCCAGCCGCGGACCGGCCTCGACCAACACTTCATTGACCCCGCGCGCAGCGAGTTCGACCAGCAGCTTGTGCAGATCGACCAGGCCATCCTCTCCCGCGACGATCAGGCATTCCGGGCCGTTGGCGTATTGCTCTTCGATGGCCATGCAGGTGGCAACCAGCGCCGGGCCGGCCTTGAAGAATGGCGCATTCAATGGCACGCGCAGACGGCCATCAATCAACACGCGAAGCGGTGGACGGCTCATGGCCAGCGCCGTTTGCTCGGCATCCAGCCCCAGTTCGGCGGCACGCACGGTCAATCGGGCGCCATCGGCCAGCACCGTGTCGGCGCCGGTCAGCACCACACTGGCCTGGGCCCGCAGGCGTTGGACCGCCGAACGCGCCGCAGGGCCAGTGATCCACTGGCTTTCGCCGTTTTCCATCGCCGTGCGGCCATCGAGGCTCATGGCCAACTTGACCCGCACGAACGGCAAGCCGTGTTCCATGCGCTTCAAGAAGCCTTCATTGAGTTTGCGCGCCTCGCCTTCCAGCACACCGCTGTCGGTGGCGATGCCTGCCTGGGCCAGGCGTTGCAGACCACGACCGGCAACTTCCGGGTTCGGGTCCTGCATGGCTGCAACCACCCGCGCCACACCGGCATTGACCAGCGCGTCGGCGCAGGGCGGTGTGCGGCCATGGTGGCTGCACGGTTCGAGGGTCACATAAGCCGTGGCGCCCCGGGCCAGCTCCCCGGCGGCGCGCAGGGCATGAACTTCGGCGTGGGGTTCGCCGGCGCGCACATGCCAGCCTTCGCCGACAATCTGCCCGTCGCGCACGATCACACAGCCGACCCGTGGGTTGGGGTGCGTCGTGTAATGGCCCTTGCGCGCCAGTTCGAGGGCGCGGGCCATGTAATGGGCGTCGAGGATGGCGTGTTCCGGGGAGGTGATCATTCTTTCACCGGTTCACGGGCCAGGCGGTCGATCTCTTCGCGGAACTCATTGAGGTCCTGGAAGCGGCGATACACCGATGCGAAACGGATGTAGGCGACTTCGTCGAGCTTTTGCAGCTCGGCCATCACCAGTTCGCCGACCACGAGGGACTTGACCTCGCGCTCGCCGGTGGCGCGCAGCTTGTGTTTGATGTGGACCAGCGACGATTCCAGGCGCTCGACACTCACCGGGCGCTTCTCCAGCGCGCGCTGCATGCCGGCACGCAGTTTTTCTTCGTCGAACGGCTGACGGCTGCCGTCGGTTTTGATCAGGCGCGGCAACACCAGTTCAGCCGTCTCGAACGTCGTGAAACGCTCGCCGCAGGCCAGGCATTCACGCCGGCGGCGCACCTGTTCGCCCTCGGCGACCAGACGCGAGTCGATGACCTTGGTGTCGTTGGCACCGCAGAAGGGACAGTGCATGGTGGCAGGCAACAAAAAAAGGGAGGGCCATGGTAGCGCATCCCGGTGGCAAGACAAGCCATAGGGTTTAGGGTATACAGACGCACTACATGGATTTCACCTTGCTGGAGCCGCAAATGTCCCTGAAACCACTCGTGTTGCTCAGTATTTTCAGCCTGCTGGTGGCCTGTGGCAGCAATGTGCCCAAGCCCCAGCCGCCAACACCCGGCCCGGCGCCGCAGGAAGCCCAGAAAAAAGCCCGCGAATCCGCCGACCTCGGCCCGCTGCCGGCTTACCAGCGTGAGCTGAGCGGCAGCCTGCAAGGTGCCCCGGCCGGTGCTGAAATCGAACTGGCGCTGCTGGTGATCGACGAGAAATCCCGTCCGCAACAGCTGCTGGCCAGTTCCACGCTGATCGGCACCAACCAGGTGTTGCCGTTCCGTCTGCGCTTCAACCCCGATGCGTTCCCCGTTGGCGCCCGTGTTGAACTGCGTGGCCGCGTCACACAGTCCGGGCAACTGATTCTGCACCTGCCATCGCAACGCATCAGCCAAGGCACCACCCAGGCACTGGGCCAGCTGCAATTCGTCACCGCCCCATGACTGCACCGCTCGACCTGCAACAGGCCTTGAGTGAGTTGCTGGGCGACGCGCAACTGGTTGCCGTCGCCCTGCCGGACACCGAGTTGAAGCTGTGGCTGATCGACGGCGACAACATGGACCGCGCTTTCAGCCCGGAAGAAACCCGGCGAATCCTGCATGAACCGCCCTACTGGAGTTTCTGCTGGGCCAGCGGCCTGGCGGTGGCACGCTATCTGGCCGAGTTCCCCGAGTGGGTCAAGGGCAAGCGCGTGCTGGATTTCGGCGCCGGCTCCGGGGTTGCCGGGATTGCCGCCGTGAAGGCCGGCGCGCTGGAAGTGGTGGCCTGCGATCTGGACCCGTTGGCGATTGCGGCGTGTCGGGCGAATGCCGAACTCAATGATGTGCAGCTCAGCTACTCGACGGACTTTTTCGCCGAGGCGGATCGTTTTGATCTGATCCTGGTGGCGGACGTGTTGTATGACCGGGCGAATCTGCCGCTGCTCGACGCGTTTCTCAGCCGTGGCCGGGAAGCCTTGGTGGCGGATTCGCGGGTGCGTGATTTCCGTCATCCGCTGTATCGGCGCCTCGAGGTGCTGGAGGCGATGACCTTGCCCGATCTGGCCGAGCCCGAAGAGTTTCGGCATGTGAGCCTTTACCATGCGCGACCTGGCTAAAAGCTTCGCGAGCAGGCTCGCTCCCACAGTTGTTTTGTGTCGATCACAAAATCCTCGTTCGCCACAATTCCACTGTGGGAGCGAGCTTGCTCGCGATAGCGTCCTGTCAGTCAATACCTCTCCAACAGCCACCCCGCTTCCGGCCAGCCCCCACCAAGCCGTATAGTTGCCTTATTCACGCTTTTACGAGATCCCCCATGAGTCAGGAAACGCCGTACATCTTCGACGCCACGACTGCCGATTTCGACCAGTCGGTGATCGAGAACTCTTTCCACAAACCGGTGCTGGTGGATTTCTGGGCCGAATGGTGTGCGCCCTGCAAAGTGCTGATGCCAATGCTGCAAACCATTGCCGAGGGCTATCAGGGCGAGTTGCTGCTGGCCAAGGTCAATTGCGATCTGGAACCGGACATCGTCGCCCGTTTCGGCATTCGCAGCCTGCCGACCGTGGTGCTGTTCAAGGACGGCCAACCGGTAGACGGCTTTGCCGGTGCGCAACCGGAATCGGCCGTACGGGCGATGCTGGAGCCACACGTACAAATGCCGCCACCGGCCGCAGCCGATCCGTTCGAGCAAGCCCAGGCGCTGTTCGATGACAGCCGCTTCGCCGATGCCGAAGCCGTGCTCAAAGTGCTGTTGGGCGAGGACAATACCAACGCCGGCGCACTGATCCTCTATGCCCGCTGCCTCACCGAACGTGGCGAGCTGGCTGAAGCACAGACCGTACTCGACGCGGTGAAAAGCGATGAACACAAGGCCGCGTTGGCCGGTGCCAAGGCGCAGATCCAGTTCCTCGGCCAGGCCAAGGACTTACCTGACGCAGCCGACCTGAAAGCGCGTCTGGCAAAAAACCCGCAGGACGATGAAGCCGTCTACCAACTGGCAATCCAGCAACTGGCCCGCCAGCAATACGACGCAGCACTCGATGCCCTGCTCAAACTGTTCATCCGCAACCGCA from the Pseudomonas sp. N3-W genome contains:
- the ribBA gene encoding bifunctional 3,4-dihydroxy-2-butanone-4-phosphate synthase/GTP cyclohydrolase II, whose amino-acid sequence is MALNSIEELVEDIRQGKMVILMDDEDRENEGDLIMAAECCQAEHINFMAKHARGLICMPMSRERCELLKLPLMAPRNGSGFGTKFTVSIEAATGVTTGISAADRARTVQAAAAKDAKAEDIVSPGHIFPLMAQAGGTLARAGHTEAACDLARMAGFEPSGVICEVMNDDGTMSRRAELEAFAAEHNIKIGTIADLIHYRMIHERTVQRIAEQPLDSELGQFNLVTYRDSVEGDVHMALTLGTVYADEPTLVRVHNMDPLRDLLMVKQPGRWSLRAAMAAVAEAGSGVVLLLGHPLDGDVLLAHIRETADHTAVKKPTTYSIVGAGSQILRDLGVRKMRLMSAPMKFNAISGFDLEVVEYVPSE
- a CDS encoding riboflavin synthase; the encoded protein is MFTGIIESIGSIRALTPKGGDVRVYVETGKLDLSDVKLGDSIAVNGVCLTAVELPGNGFAADVSRETLDCTAMNDLKSGSPVNLEKALTPTTRLGGHLVSGHVDGVGEVVARTENARAVEFRIRAPKELAKYIAHKGSITVDGTSLTVNAVDGAEFMLTIIPHTLSETIMASYQPGRRVNLEVDLLARYLERLLLGDKAAEPSKSGNITESFLAANGYLKS
- the ribD gene encoding bifunctional diaminohydroxyphosphoribosylaminopyrimidine deaminase/5-amino-6-(5-phosphoribosylamino)uracil reductase RibD gives rise to the protein MITSPEHAILDAHYMARALELARKGHYTTHPNPRVGCVIVRDGQIVGEGWHVRAGEPHAEVHALRAAGELARGATAYVTLEPCSHHGRTPPCADALVNAGVARVVAAMQDPNPEVAGRGLQRLAQAGIATDSGVLEGEARKLNEGFLKRMEHGLPFVRVKLAMSLDGRTAMENGESQWITGPAARSAVQRLRAQASVVLTGADTVLADGARLTVRAAELGLDAEQTALAMSRPPLRVLIDGRLRVPLNAPFFKAGPALVATCMAIEEQYANGPECLIVAGEDGLVDLHKLLVELAARGVNEVLVEAGPRLAGAFAQQGLVDEFQIFIAGKFLGSSARPLLDWPLAHMKDAPELKITEIRAVGDDWRVIAIPVPAASV
- the nrdR gene encoding transcriptional regulator NrdR yields the protein MHCPFCGANDTKVIDSRLVAEGEQVRRRRECLACGERFTTFETAELVLPRLIKTDGSRQPFDEEKLRAGMQRALEKRPVSVERLESSLVHIKHKLRATGEREVKSLVVGELVMAELQKLDEVAYIRFASVYRRFQDLNEFREEIDRLAREPVKE
- a CDS encoding YbaY family lipoprotein; protein product: MSLKPLVLLSIFSLLVACGSNVPKPQPPTPGPAPQEAQKKARESADLGPLPAYQRELSGSLQGAPAGAEIELALLVIDEKSRPQQLLASSTLIGTNQVLPFRLRFNPDAFPVGARVELRGRVTQSGQLILHLPSQRISQGTTQALGQLQFVTAP
- a CDS encoding methyltransferase, translated to MTAPLDLQQALSELLGDAQLVAVALPDTELKLWLIDGDNMDRAFSPEETRRILHEPPYWSFCWASGLAVARYLAEFPEWVKGKRVLDFGAGSGVAGIAAVKAGALEVVACDLDPLAIAACRANAELNDVQLSYSTDFFAEADRFDLILVADVLYDRANLPLLDAFLSRGREALVADSRVRDFRHPLYRRLEVLEAMTLPDLAEPEEFRHVSLYHARPG
- the trxA gene encoding thioredoxin; protein product: MSQETPYIFDATTADFDQSVIENSFHKPVLVDFWAEWCAPCKVLMPMLQTIAEGYQGELLLAKVNCDLEPDIVARFGIRSLPTVVLFKDGQPVDGFAGAQPESAVRAMLEPHVQMPPPAAADPFEQAQALFDDSRFADAEAVLKVLLGEDNTNAGALILYARCLTERGELAEAQTVLDAVKSDEHKAALAGAKAQIQFLGQAKDLPDAADLKARLAKNPQDDEAVYQLAIQQLARQQYDAALDALLKLFIRNRSYSEGLPHKTLLQVFELLGNDHPLVTTYRRKLFAALY